Genomic segment of Paenibacillus polymyxa:
TTTCCCTTAAACGCCGAAAGAGGTGTCTTAAGAATAGAACGAGCTGATTCCGAATATATCCGAATACCAAATAGTGAACGAGGTTCAGAAAACTGCAGTAATTCTGATCGAGTTGTAGGACCCACAATGTAGGCAGCCTTTCGGCTGAATGGAGAAAGAAGATTCACGACAATATCGACACAGCCATCCGGTATAACTCGATGCCAAAGCTTGTCTGGAACAGGACGATAATCCATTGTCCAAAAGGAAGCCACATGTGATTCCAATTGAGGACTCGCTGGATACTCCCGACAGTTATACCATGGCTGTTGTAGCTCCGGTTGCAATTTGGGAGAGTGGACGGGTTGGAATGAATGAGTCATCTAGATCCCTCCTTAATCAAGTTTAACTAGTAATATCAAGCATTTTCAGGTATCTGGCCTCTTTTTAAGTTACATCATAGTTGGTTCCTAGGAGAGTCTGCAGTCTTATTTACAATAAATTTGATTAAGCTGTCACATTATTCTATGAGTGTATTCAAGGAGGATTTCACCTGACATGTATACAAGGACGACAACTCCTGTACATGTTAATTTGAGCTAGCTGCCTTATTTCTTGATATAATCAGCGAACTTCCGGAGAAAATCGAGCGAATGGATATCCTCTCTGAGATGATGATGAACCAGACCATCCATTTTAGTTGTTTCCTTATTCAGCATGTATTCAAGCATAGCTTGATGCTCATGCCAGATGCCTATCAGCTTCCCTGTTTCCAGCATATGCAGCTTGCGATATCTGATATAGTGAACATTCGACTGCTGAATGAGCTGCCAAAGAAACCCCCGCCCCACCAATTGGAACATGGTTTGGTGGAACTGATCATCCAAACTGAGGAATTGATCCGTAGCATGGTCTTCTTCAATCACAGCTCTCTGTCTGTCCAGAATATCGCTCAGCTTCTGTACATCACTTAATGCAATTTGCGAAGAAAGCTCCTTCATAATCTCCTTTTCCAATGCGCTTCTTAAGTAAATAATTTGTTCAACGGACTCCAGATCAATATAGGACACAATGTTCCCCTTCTTGGGATAAATATCAATGTAGGACTCAAGCGCAAGCCACTTCAATACATCGCGTAGCGGAGTTCTGGACAGCTGGAAGCGTTCTGATAAAGTCGTCTCGCTGAGAAGGGTACCCGGCTTTAAGGTCAGTGACAAAATATCTTTTTTCAACAGTTGCATGATTTCTTCTTTTGTAAACATATCATTCCTACCTTCACTTTATAAATCTAGTAGACTTATTATAAAGCATTTTGAGGTGACGGACTCCTCTGAGATTATCATTGACAAGAACAAACCCTATAATTTATGATCAACTCAATCTTGTATACAAGATAGATGGAATATAATCAGGGAGGTATCGTTATGAATATGACCTGGAGATGGTATGGGGAAGGCAACGACAATATTACACTGGATCATATCCGGCAAATTCCGGGAGTTATGGGCATTGTCTGGTCTTTACATGATAAGGTAGCCGGTGAAGTATGGGAAATGGAGCGAATTCAGGAGGTAGCTGATCAGATTACGAGCAAGGGCTTTAGTACGGCGGTCGTAGAAAGTGTAAATGTCCACGATGATATCAAAATCGGCCTACCATCCCGCGATCAATATATTGACATTTATATCGACACCATTCGAAAATTAGCCAAAGTGGGAGTTAAGGTGATTTGCTATAACTTTATGCCTGTCTTTGACTGGACCAGAACAGAGCTGTACAAGGAACTGCCTGACGGGTCCAACGCCCTCTTTTATGAAAAGGCTGCCATTACCGATGATCCCCGCCAAATGGTGGATCGGATTCTCAAGGGAGCTGGGAAGTTCACCATGCCTGGCTGGGAACCGGAACGGTTGGCGAGACTGGATGAACTTTTTGCTGCTTATGCGGATGTCACAGAAGACAAGTTGTTTGACAACCTGAAGTATTTTCTTGAGCGCATCATCCCGGTCTGCGAGGAGGTTGACATCAAGATGGCCATTCATCCTGATGATCCGGCATGGCCCATCTTCGGATTGCCGAGAATTGTTCGTAGTCGTGAGACCATCCAGCGCATCCTAGATGCAGTGAACAGCCCATATAATGGTCTGACCTTCTGCACAGGCTCACTGGGGAGCAATCCTGAGAATGATTTGCCAACCATGATTCGAGAGTTTCATGATCGTATTCATTTTGCGCATATTCGTAATGTCAAGGTGTTTGAGAATGGCGACTTTATTGAAGTGTCACACCGCGGGAAGGATGGAAGCGTCGATGTACCGGAAGTAGTTAGAGCTTATCACGAGAACGGCTATCAGGGATATGTACGCCCGGATCACGGCAGACATCTATGGGGGGAAGAAAAGAATTGTCGACCTGGCTACGGTTTGTATGACCGTGCACTGGGGGTTATGTACTTGCTTGGTGTCTGGGATAGTCTCTCTCAAGGCAAAGGAGTGAAATAAATGCTCCAACTTGACCG
This window contains:
- the uxuA gene encoding mannonate dehydratase, with amino-acid sequence MNMTWRWYGEGNDNITLDHIRQIPGVMGIVWSLHDKVAGEVWEMERIQEVADQITSKGFSTAVVESVNVHDDIKIGLPSRDQYIDIYIDTIRKLAKVGVKVICYNFMPVFDWTRTELYKELPDGSNALFYEKAAITDDPRQMVDRILKGAGKFTMPGWEPERLARLDELFAAYADVTEDKLFDNLKYFLERIIPVCEEVDIKMAIHPDDPAWPIFGLPRIVRSRETIQRILDAVNSPYNGLTFCTGSLGSNPENDLPTMIREFHDRIHFAHIRNVKVFENGDFIEVSHRGKDGSVDVPEVVRAYHENGYQGYVRPDHGRHLWGEEKNCRPGYGLYDRALGVMYLLGVWDSLSQGKGVK
- a CDS encoding GntR family transcriptional regulator → MFTKEEIMQLLKKDILSLTLKPGTLLSETTLSERFQLSRTPLRDVLKWLALESYIDIYPKKGNIVSYIDLESVEQIIYLRSALEKEIMKELSSQIALSDVQKLSDILDRQRAVIEEDHATDQFLSLDDQFHQTMFQLVGRGFLWQLIQQSNVHYIRYRKLHMLETGKLIGIWHEHQAMLEYMLNKETTKMDGLVHHHLREDIHSLDFLRKFADYIKK